Below is a genomic region from Candidatus Chlorobium masyuteum.
GCTTCCAGCCGCTTACCAGATCGTAACCATCTATCAGCTTTTTCAGCAAGGTCTTGATTGCAAGGGGGTCATCCTGCAGGTCGGCGTCAATCGTGCATATATACTCTCCCGATGCAGCCATGAATCCGGCGGAGAGTGCTGCTGTTTTGCCGAAGTTTCTCTGAAAGGAGATGAGGCGAAGTTCCGGTTTTGACTCGATAATTCCTTCAATCACCCTGTTTGAGCCGTCGGTCGAGCCGTCATCCACCATGATAATCTCAAAACTGAAGGGCGCTGGAAACAGGGCGTGCAGCTCCGGCTCCTGCATGGCCAGATAGAGCTGATCGATCAGTTCAGGGATTGATTCCCGCTCATTGAGAAGAGGGACGATGACGGAGAGTGAGGCCAAAGGGACAGTCGGGATTGGAGAATTGATAAGAACCTGTTCAAAAGTAAGGAGTAAACCGGTCAAAGCCAAAATCTCCTCAAACCCCCCGCATATCCGGAGGCCAGATGTATTTGTGCATCTGGAGCTGCATTCTGACGTTCAGCCGGTCTTCAAGAATCCAGTTGGTAAGGCTTACGGGCTCCAGCATACCGAACGCCACGCCCATCATGACGGTGCAGGCGTCAGGGAGTCCGGTTCCGGTGAGCAGCTCCCGGGCCCAGAGGTAGTCTTCGCGGTCGGCAATCACTATTTTAAGCTCTATCGATCTGTTTGCGTGATCTTTCTGCTTCAGGGCGAGTGCAATGTTTTCCGGGTTGTTTTTATCCGATACACCGGTTGAAGGCGGCTTCAGGTCGATGATTTTGTGTACGCGCTGGTCCACCTTCGCTACAGAGAGAAATCCGCCGGTTTCGAGCAGGACACTCTCCTTCCAGCGGTTGCAGAGCTTCTCCATGAGCGGATAGACCTCCTCCTGCAGGAGCGGTTCCCCTCCGGTTATCTCCACAAGCGGCGCCCCGATTTCAGCCACCCGTTCTATGATCTCCTCAATATTCATCTCCCTGCCGGGCTGTTCCGCATAGGCGGTATCGCAATGGCGGCAGCCGTGGCCGCATCCGGCAAGCCTGATGAAGGTGCAGGGCCATCCGGCATAGGATGATTCCCCCTGGATGGAGTGAAAAATCTCGTTTATGTTAAGCGTCTGGGAGTACATGATTATTGTTCGTTAGTAGCGAACCCATTTAAGATGGTATTCGGAGCTGTTCACGAAAATTGTTCTTTCAGCAGTTTTTCAAGGGCGTCAGGGTAGAGGGTGTGTTCACAGGCAAGCACACGGGCGGCAAGGGTCTCAGGCGTATCGCCTGGAAGCACCGCGACCTTGCGCTGCATGAGAATCCGACCCTTGTCATACTCCTCGTTGACCAGATGCACCGTTGCTCCGCTCTCGGTTTCACCGGCAGCGAGTACCGCCGTATGGACATGAATGCCGTACATCCCCTCGCCACCGAACTTCGGCAGCAGGGCGGGATGAATGTTGATGATCCGGTCTGTAAATGCCTCCACGACAGCGTCAGGTACTTTGCGCATGTAGCCCGCCAGCACGATGATCTCAATCTGCTCTTTTTTGAGGCTCTCAACCATGGCTGCGGCAAACCCGTCAAAGGAGTCGAACTGCTTTTCCGTCAGATGCAGGGTTGCTATGCCGTTCTCACGGGCGAACTCCATCGCTCCGCACTGCGACCGGTTGGAGAGGCAGAGCACGATCTCCGCATTGATCGCTCTCTGTTTCAATGCATGGAAAATTGCCTGGAAGTTGCTTCCGGAACCGGAGCAGAAGACCGCTATGCGGGTTTTGTGGGTAGTCATATGGTTATGGTCTTATTGCACTTATTTTATTACAACTACCCTCCATTTCCAAGTTTTTCCGCTTTTCGGGATTGGCTTTCCGGCAGTGCTTTTAGGATTACCCGTATCTTGCTGCGGCCACTTCATTTTTTTCTGCGATTATCCTTACCTTTACTGTAAAGCTCACTTCGTGTTCAAATTTTATAACGTTGACGATACGGGCATAAAAGAAATTGCAATCGAGAACCGGAAGCTGGAATTGCAGGAGTAAGCTATGCTTGCTAAGTGGCTTATCGACAGTCTTGACGAACTGCCGGAAGTCGAAACCGAAGCTTTATGGATTGAGAAGGCACAGATTGTTTTTGGCAGTTTTATCAGGCATCATTTCAGGGCAGGATAAATAACAAAAGGCAAAGGAGATGAGATATGAAACCCACAACACCGCATAAAATTGTGGTCATTCAGGCGCTTGAGTTTGACAATGCCGGCAACATTTTACCGGCTCCGCCACCTCCGCCAGTTAAAAATGTAACGCCTATTGTTGTGAAAAACAGGGCCGAACTTGCTGCCGCCCTTAAGACGCTTAACGACGGGGATATCCTTGTTTATAATGGTCATGGAAACAGAGGTCAATACGCAGTCGGTACCGGGATAGATGCGGGCAGAGACTGGAAGGATCTGTGGAAGGAGATGGGAACGTACGGACTGAAGAAGCAGCCAAAGCTTTCATGCGTGTTTCTCGCCAGTTGCATGGCTGATAATACTTCGAATAATCCGCTGACACATGAAGAATTGAAAGAGTTCAGGGAGTTATTCCATGCAAGAATTGCCATTGCTCCCAACTATGAATATGAGTCCCATACTGGATGGGGCTGGTGGGGAAAAGATGAAACGCTTGCCGGTAAAATGATTACGGATATCACAAAATATCATAATGGTCAAATTGACGCCGTCGAGCTTGACAAGCGTCTTCACCAATACAAAGAGAGGTTCGGGATAACTTATGGCTGCAATGCCTGGAATCATCCCGCCAGTTGTCCGTGTGGATTCGGACTGCCAAAGTTTCCGTAACCGTGTCGGCGCGATCATTCCCGCCAACTGAAGATCCTTGTAGTGGCTGAGGGCGGGATGTTCCCTTTACCTGGCAGAGATTGGATTGTGCTTGCTGATTATCTGTCGGTGTATCGGAGTGCCGCCGCGGTGGCGATGGGCTGGCGAAGCAGAAGAGCCGCTTTTTTATTCGGCTGCAGACTTTGAAACTGAAATGATATCGGATAGATGTTTTTGCTGACGGTAGCTGCCGTTTTACTCGTATCTCTGCTTCTTTTGATTGGTTTTTTTCTGGCATGCAGTCCCGGAAAAGCCGAACCGTTTCGGGATGAACAGGGAAGGGTACTGGCGGGAAGTGTCTCGGAAAAAATCCATATCAACATCAATGGTGTTGAGCAGGGGATGTTCATCAAGAGCAAAAATAGAGAGCATCCGGTGCTGCTCTACCTGCATGGAGGCATGCCTGATTATTTCCTGACAAAAAGATATCCGACAGATCTTGAAGAGTGTTTCACTGTTGTCTGGTGGGAACAGCGTAGTTCGGGACTCTCCGCACAAGCCGATATTCCACAAGGAACGATGACGCTGGAGCAGATGGTATCCGACACGCTGGAGTTGACTAATTACTTGCGTCATCGTTTCAGCAAGGAGAAGATATACCTGATGGGGCATTCGGGCGGAACCTTCATCGCTATTCACGCTGCTGCGCGAGCGCCGGAGATGTTCTTTGCCTACATTGGGGTGGCTCAGATGTCCTGTCAGCGCAAATCTGAAAAACTGGCTTATGACTATATGCTCAGGCAGTTCAAAGAGAGTGGAAAGAGCAAAATGGTGCGAAAACTTGAAGCAGCGCCGGTCACGATGAAGGATGGTATACCTGAGGCATACATTGCCTTGCGTGACATAGCCATGCATAGCCTTGGCATTGGTACAACTCATGACATGAAGTCCATCATCACCGGAATCCTTTTGCCATCTTTGCTGTGCAGGGAGTATACGTTAAGGGAAAAGGTCAATACGTGGTTAAGCAAATCCCGTTCCGGCGTCAGCATCCTTTGGGATACAATGATCCGAACGGATCTGAACAAAGCGGTTCCGGCGCTTGATCTGCCTGTCTATTTTTTTGAAGGGATCTACGACTATACCTGTTCCTGCACAGAGGCAAAAACCTATTTTGAGAAACTGAAGGCTCCATTGAAAGGGTTTTACACCTTTGAACACTCTGCACACAGCCCGATATTTGAAGAACCCGGAAAAGCCCGGAAAATCCTGCGGGAGGATGTGCTAAGAGGGCTCAATAATCTGGCTGACGAAATCTGAGCGTTATGCAAATCAGTACCCTGTTAGACCACCCTCAATGCATCGATAGGCTGACTCTTCAGCTTTTTTAGCCGGTTCTTTTCGTTTACCGTATTACGCAGTTTTGTCCGGTTGCACTCAACATTCACATACGAATATGAAACTGAAACAATATCAGATAGATGCTTTTGCTGCCCGACCATTTGAGGGGAACCCTGCTGCTGTGTGCCCGCTGGAAAGCTGGCTGGATGATGAGCTTCTTCAGGCTATAGCGGAAGAGAATAATTTGTCCGAAACGGCATTTTTTGTTCCCTCTGAAAAAGGGTTCAATCTGCGCTGGTTTACCCCGGTCAGGGAGCTTGACCTTTGCGGCCATGCAACTCTTGCGGCGGCTCATGTGATTTTCGACATTATTGGCTACTCCCTTCAGCGCATCACCTTTGAAACACGGAGCGGTGAGCTCTTTGTGCAAAAGAGAGGGGAGAGGCTGGAAATGGATTTTCCTGCCTCTCCACCGCTACCCTGCGGATTTTCTGAGATTCTGGCTGAAGGTCTCGGCAAGCGACCTCTGGAGGTGTGGGCTTCGGACGATTATCTTGTCCTGTTCGACAGCGAAGCCACTCTTCGCGCTATCACTCCTGACTATGCAATGCTTTGCGAACTTGATCTGCGCGGTGTCATAATTACTGCTCCCGGCATTGATGTTGATTTTGTCAGTCGCTTCTTTGCTCCAAAGTTCGGTATTCATGAGGATCCCGTAACCGGTTCGGCTCACTGCACACTTGCGCCATACTGGGCCTATAAACTTGGAAAGCATATCCTTACGGCCAGACAGGTTTCCAGACGGGGTGGCGATATCGTTTGCGAAGTGAAAGGCGACCGGGTTCTTCTCTCGGGGAGTGCGGTCATGTTCATGGAGGCGGAGATTACCCTGTAATTGACAGAGAGAAAGCTGAAGGCGATTTTTTTGCCTGCTCTTCTTGCAGATATTAATTATACGTTGTATATTTACAATGTATAATTAATTGGTGGTTTTCGAGCACCGTCCAACGAAGCAATCGAATCGCGGAATAAATTTAGAGAGATGCCGCATGGCAAGACCGATCAAAAAAGAGCAGATCCCGAATTTACAGGAGGCTATCAAGGATACGGCATGGCGGTTGATTGCGGAGTTCGGGGCTCCGGCTCTTTCGTTGCGGGCCATTGCCCGAGACTTGAAGATTACTGCTCCCGCCATTTACAACTACTTCCCGGATCGTGACGCACTGGTGACAGCCCTCACCATTGATGCCTTTACCTCCTTTGGTGATGTTCAGCTCAGGGCTCGCGACAGCTTTCCCTCTTCACAACCTCTTGAGCGTTTACAGGCTATCGGTCTTGCCTATCGCCACTGGGCACTGAGCTATCCCCAGCGTTATCAGCTCATTTTTGGCACCCCCATTCCCGGCTACGAACAGCAGCAGATGGCTATCATTCCATCAGCAACCCGATCCATCAGCGCGCTGGTGAGTGTGATCGAGGATATTCGCGTTGCCGGGAAACTGAAAGCTGAAAATTTCCCGTTGCCGGAGCCGGAGTATGAGGCGCAGCTTGCGACTATGAAGACCTGCACCAGGAACCTTCACTCGCTTTCGCACGGTGTTGCCCTGATTGTATGGAGCAGGGTGCACGGGCTTGTGTCGCTTGAAATCGGCGGTCGCATCCCTCCGTTCGGAGTGAGCGGTGATGATCTCTATCGTTATGAATTACAATCAATAGCCAAACAATTTATACAGGAGGAGTGATGAAAATATTGATTCTTGACGGCTCTCCGGCAGGAGACAGGATCGGCGAATTTTCTGTAGCCGCCTTGCAGGCTCACCTTGCAAAGCGGGGCTCAACTTCGGAAGTGGTGGCGTTGCGCGACAAAAAGATCGGTAACTGCATGGGTGATTTTTTCTGCTGGTTCAAAAGCCCAGGAAAGTGCCATGTAGCTGACGACCATCAGGAGATATCGAGGAAATACCTTGAAAGTGACCTTGTTATTTTTCTCTCGCCAATTACGTTTGGCGGGTACTCCCCGACGCTCAAGAGAATGGTTGATCACATGATTCAGAACACCCTGCCGTTTTTCGCAACGCACAGCGGGGAGATTCATCATTTGCAACGCTACGAGCGTTATCCGGACGTGCTCACCATTGGCTGGCAGCGTGAACCGGATGAGCAGTCCGCCGCGATTTTCCGCCATCTGGCCTGGCGAAACTCCATCAACTTCTATGCAAAGGTGCATGCGTGTGGTGTTCTTTGCGAAAATCAGGCGGATCGCATAATGGAAGCAGAACTTCATCGCCTGCTTGATCAGATTGAACGGCACGAATCTGAAGCAGCGGTGACGCTGCCGGTCATCAACCGTTCATCTGAACCCCCGGTCGCTCTTCGTCGCGCACTGCTGCTGGTTGGCAGTCCGCGCCTTGAAAAAAGCACCTCATCATCCCTCGGTTCCTATCTTTTTGAGCAGTTGAATCAGCATGGAGTCGAAACCGAAACGATTTTTCTCTATAAGGCGATCAATACCCCGGAGCGGATGGAAGCGTTGCGTCAGGCAATTCAGAGGGCAGATCTGGTTGTTCTCGCGTTTCCGCTCTATGTGGATACCTTGCCGGCGCCGGTCATTTCGGTTCTCGAAAATGTTGTGACCAACGGCACAGAAAAATCGAAGCCGACACGTTTTGCCGCCATCGTCAATTGCGGTTTTCCCGAGGCCAGCCAGAATGATAGTGCCGTTGCACTTTGCGCCGAGTTTTCGCGTGCAGCCGGATTTGAGTGGATGGGAGGACTCTCTCTTGGAGCGGGAGAGGGGATGGTTCAGGCTCGAGCGCTCAGGGAGATGGGCGGGCGGGGCGCTTCCCTCAGGCAAGCTCTGGATGGAGCAGCAGGGGAGCTTGCACAGGGTAAAGCGGTTTCCGACAGTGCTCTGGCGCTGCTTGCAAAACCATTGATGCCGCAATGGATGTACAGGCTGGGCGGCACCATTGGCTGGAAGATGCGGGCACGAAAGTTCGGCACGCAGAAGCAATTGAATGCAAAACCTTACGAGAAAGCGGTTTAGTGTGAGACTCAATCTTATGCACTCCCATTGCTTTTCCGCTGGTTCGGAGTGCCGCAGATAATTGGGGATTTTTTCTTAAATTCCCGCTTCACAAATTGCATTCAAACGATAAATAAATTTTTGATAAAAATGTCTGATCCTGTCATCAAGCGGGCGCTGGTCTCTGTATCTGATAAAACTGGTATTGTGGATTTCTGCCGTGAGCTTTCGCTCCTCGGCGTCGAGATTTTTTCAACAGGGGGAACCTTGAAGTCGCTTCAGGATGCAGGCGTCAGTGCAGCCTCGATATCCAACATTACCGGATTTCCGGAAATCATGGATGGCCGGGTGAAAACCCTTCATCCGAAAATACATGGCGGTCTGCTTGCAGTAAGGGAGAACGCTGATCATGTCAAACAGGCGGTTGAGAACGGCATCGGTTTTATCGATCTCGTTGTAGTGAACCTCTATCCCTTTGAGGCTACCATCGCCAAGCCGGATGTAACCTTTGAAGACGCCATAGAGAATATCGATATCGGCGGTCCATCAATGCTTCGCAGCGCGGCCAAGAACAACGAGTCGGTAACGGTCGTAACCGACAGTGCCGATTATGCTCTTGTGCTCAAGGAGATGAAGGAGAACAGTGGTGCAACAAAAAGGGCTACCCGCCTGAGGCTTGCAACCAAGGTATTTGCCGAGACCTCCCGTTATGATGGAGCCATTGCGGCCTATCTCACGAAAGCTTCAGCCGGTGAGCAGTCGGCAGCAGCTTCTTCGATGACCGTCAAGCTTGAGCGTGAGCTCGACATGCGATACGGTGAGAACCCTCATCAGAGTGCAGGATTTTACAAATTGACCGATAGTAATGGTTCACGCTCATTCGGCGACTTTTTCGAGAAGCTTCACGGCAAGGAGCTCTCCTACAACAACATGCTTGATATTGCTGCGGCAACCGGAGTTATTGAGGAGTTCCGCGGTGAAGATCCGTCAGTTGTTATCGTGAAACATACCAACCCGTGCGGTGTTGCGCAGGCACCTACCCTTGCCGAAGCCTACCGCCGTGCATTCTCAACTGATGAACAGGCTCCTTTCGGCGGAATCATCGCCTTTAACCGTCCGCTGGACATGGAGGCAGCAATTGCCGTCAACGAGATCTTTACCGAGATTCTCATTGCGCCTGCCTTTGAAGAGGGCGTGCTTGAGCTCTTGATGAAGAAGAAGGACCGCAGGCTTGTGCTACAGAAAAAAGCGCTGCCGAATGGGGGCTGGGAGTTCAAATCCACTCCGTTCGGTATGCTTGTTCAGGAGCGCGACAGCAAAATCGTTGCAAAAGAGGATCTGACGGTGGTGACCAAACGTCAGCCTACCGAAGAGGAACTTTCGGATCTGATGTTTGCCTGGAAGATCTGCAAGCACATCAAATCGAACACCATTCTCTATGTGAAAAACCGTCAGACCTATGGTGTCGGTGCCGGTCAGATGTCGAGGGTTGATTCGTCGAAAATCGCACGCTGGAAAGCCTCTGAAGTCAATCTGGACCTCAAGGGATCAGTTGTTGCTTCAGATGCTTTTTTCCCCTTTGCTGACGGCCTGCTTGCCGCCGCTGAGGCCGGTGTTACGGCAGTTATTCAGCCGGGCGGTTCGATCAGGGATAATGAGGTGATTGAGGCTGCCGATGCCAACAACCTTGCAATGGTATTCACCGGAATGCGCCACTTCAAGCATTGATCCTATTGCGCGACAAGCGCGAACAAACAACAAGGAAAGAGGGCCGCTGTACCAACAGCGAGCCCTTTTTTTATTGCATTTTTCCATGGTGAGACCTCTGTTTCATTTTTTTTGTTCCGGTGCCCTTCTCTTCAGCTATTCGTTCATGCCGCAGTACGCTAAAGGAAGTTGAGCGTGATGAAGAGTCAACAGAGATCTCTGTCTCAAGGTGTCTCAATATGGCTCATTATGTCTCGGAATATGTCTTGAAAACCGTGCCAAGTTCGTACAGTTCCCTCTTGATGGGTGTAGCCCCCGGCAGCGTTCCCGGTGTATGCTATTGAGCTCTAAAATCTTTTCCTGTAATGATAAGAGAGGTATTGTCATTGATATTGATTTCAGGTTGGCGCGATTATTGTACTACCATGAAGAGCCAAAAAATATGGCAACCTCAAGTTGTTTGATTTGAGCTCTTTTCGTGTTGCTGTTCTTGTTGGAGGAGGTTCGATAGCAGGTTATTGAGCGTTATCGGTGCTGATTCTCAAGGATGTATATCTCGTTTACGTTAACTCTTTTTAAAACAGCCTCTTATTACTCTTGATAATCGCTGTTTCAAGAATTGAATCGCTATGGAAGGAAGATTTATTGGATATGTCCGTACTTTACCGTCGGACCAGGAGCACCATCTTCAGATGGATGCACTTCAGCTGGCAGGTTGTCAGCCTCACCATATTTTTTCTGACAAACCGGGTGGAGTGAAATCCGAGCGTCCCGGTTTTGAGCAGTGCCTGCAGGAGCTGAGGCAGGGTGATACACTGGTAGTATGGCGGCTTGACGGGCCAGGCAAATCGGTTCATCACCTGATCCAGCTTTTTGAAAAGCTGCAAAAAATGGGGATAGGATTCCGTTCCATCTGCGATGAAGCCATTGATACGACCAAGGATTGGGGTATGGTTGTATTCAATATCTTTTCTTCGCTCTCTATGGTTGAGCGGAGGTTGCTTCAGGAAAATACAAAAGCCGGTTTGAGGGAAGCACGGGCAATCGGGCGCAAAGGCGGCCGGAAGCCAACCGTGAATGATGATTTGAAAGTGCAGCTTGTGAAAAAAATGAGCCAGAATACAAGCATCAGTGTCAGTGAGATTTGTGAGACACTGAAGATCTCCAGAGCGACCTATTATCGCTATCTGTCGATCGCCGAGTAACACATTTATTGTATAGAATAGAAATTTGATTGTCTGTTGATTGGTGGGAACCGGAGTAAGATTTGCCTTTTCTGTATGTCGATAAGGAGGGTAGTAGTAAGCTACAGGTCGATATACCGACAGAAATAAAACGATGTAAACTGAGGGAAAGATAATGCGTAAACTTATTGTCAGGCTTGTTGTCTGCATAAGTGTGGTTTTTGGCATAATTGCACCTTCAGACATATCAGCGGCGGGCTCTCTGCCCTCAGTGCTGAGAATGGATTACTCCGATTACAACCAGCTCAGTCTGGTATTGAAAAAATTCGGCTGGCTGGAAAAAGAGTTTGAGACAGACAAAGTTCCGGTAAGCTGGGTTTATAGTACAGGAAGTAATCAGGGGCTTAAAGATCTTACCATCGGAAGCGTTGATTTTGCTTCCACTTCAGCACTACCCTGTCTGTTGTGCAAGATGCAGGGTCGCCCGGTCATGCCCGTCTATATTTTTTCTCATCCGGAGTGGGTTACGCTGCTCGTTACCCGTGACTCGCCCATCAATTCCGTTCGGGAGTTGATAGGCAAGAAAATTGCTGTTACTCCGGACAGTGATCCCTATGTTTTCCTCTTGCAGGCGTTGAAAGAGGCGGGTTTACGCCAGAGCGATGTTCAAATTATTCCGATGTCGCTTTCCGAGGGCCGGATGGCGCTTGAAAAGCATCAGGTTGATGCGTGGGCAGGTTCCGATCCCTTAATCTCTTCAAGCCAGATGGAGCTTGGCAGTCGCGCTATATACCGCAATGCCGCATTTAACAGCTATGGGTTATTGAATACAACCGAGTCATTTGCCGCCAGGTACCCGGAAGCGGTCACTCGTGTTGTTAAAGTTTATGAACGGGTTCGGAAGTGGGCAATCAGGCATCCTGATGAGTTGGCCCTGATCTATTCCGATGAGTCCGGAATTTCATTGCAGATTGCCAAATTGATTCTCAGCCGTATTGATTTTTCCCGGACCGTTCCTGACAGTGGTGATATCGAGGGATTGAAAGATGCTGTTCACATTCTTGTACAGGAGCGAAAGCTGGATAACCGTATCGAGGCTGATAGTGTCATTCAGCATTTCGGAGTCGAGATGAATTGATACCGTTCTATGTGCTTGCCCCTCACTACTCTGTTTTTCCCGCTTGTACGGACTCGCGTAGCTTTTCAAGGCCCCCGATTGAACCCGTTTTATGCTCCACCTCTCTTCTCTGCTGCCTGTTTGATGTTTTCGGCAACTGCCTTTGCATTCCGTTTAAGACGTCTGAGTCCTATGCGGAAAACCGGGGTTCCCTGAAAGAGTTTGCGGAATCCCGATCGGGTAAGGTTCATAATCTGTTCTGTCGTGATATCCGTCAGATCCTGCCGTAACGCAAATGAGTCATTGGCTTTGATGCTCGATTGCCGGTTATGCGGGCAAACATCCATGCAGAGATCACAACCGAAGAGCCACTCTCCAACCATTGACTGCTCCTCTGACGAAAAATCCCGTTTAAGCTCTCCGGTAAGGTAGGAGATGCATCGTGATGCATCGATTTTTCCCGGTCCGGTTAGCGCGCCTGTCGGGCACTGCTCAATACAGAGGTTGCAGCTTCCACAAAGATTCTGGAGCGGAGGTTTGCTCTCAATGATCTCCATGTCGATGAGGAGTTCTCCAAGAAAAATCTGTGACCCTGCTGAGGGTACGATCAGGAGCGTGTTTTTCCCCGGTTTTCCAATGCCGGCATGTTCTGCCCAAGTTTTTTCAAGCACAGGGGAGCTGTCCACCGTAATGAGCGCATTGAGCGGTTCAGTTGTGAGGGTTTTCAGCTTTTCAAGCAGTTGTTCAAGTTTGCTGCGGACCACGGTGTGGTAATCCGCAATGAGCGCATACCTGGAAATTTTCGGCTGCCCTTCACGATATTCCACATAATTATTGTAGCTGATGGCGGCAGAAATAACCGTTTTAAGGCCCGGAAGAAGCATTGCGGGTTCTGCCCTGTTTTCAATGCCCTGTTCCATATAGTGCATCTCCCCATGCCGTTTTTCCCGGATCATGGCCGCGAAACGCTCTACGGCAAGCTGTTGCGGATGGGGAGTTGAGAATCCGATTGCAGAGAAACCGAGTCGAGCAGCCTCCTTTCGGAGTTCACGGCAGATATTGGTTCCGGAATAACTCATGACAGGCTCCTCTATTTGTCTTGAATCAGGGTGCTTACGCAAGTATATATCAACAAATAAATATACATTTCATGGAACGGATTCTCTCTGTGTCAACCGTATGACCATGCTATGGAACGTCGTGAGTTTATAAAAAAAATGTTGAAGCGCACCGCCATTGGTGCCGGTGTGGCGACAGCGGGAGCAGCCGGGCTTGTTGGATATTATCAGCCGAGAAAAGAGTTTTATCGACAGCCCGGAGGCATAACCGGGGGAAAGGATCAGCTTGAAGGTCAGAAAAAGGTGGTGGTCATCGGAGGGGGACTTGCAGGCATCAGCTCGGCACTTGAGCTTGCCCGCAAAGGCTTTGAGGTGACGCTTGTCGAGTCCTCGGCTTCACTGGGCGGAAAGCTCACCGGCTGGGATCTTGATGCACTTGGCGAACGGTTTCCGGTAGAGCATGGTTTTCACGGCTTTTTTGATCAGTACTACAATCTCAACGAGATATTTGCCTCTGCGGGGGTTAAGCAGGAGGTATTCAGCTCTGCACCCGGTTACCCGGTGATTTTTAAGAATTTTCCCGAAGAGATTTTCGGTCAGACGCCAAAGCTCTTTCCGCTCAATGTTCTCTCTATCATTGTGCAGTCGAAGCGACTTGATATGGCAGCATTTCTGAAAAATGCCAAAGGCCTGCTCTCTACCGTCGAGCTGTTCCGGTATCAGTACGATAAAACCTTCCGGAAGTATGACGGTATCGATTTTATGACCTACTGCCAGAGGGGTGATACCCTGAAGGCATTTGTCGATACGGTGCTTCACCCGTTTGCCGATGCGACCATGAACCGCATGGAGGTTCTCTCTGCCGCAGAAGCGCTCCGCTATTTTCATTTCTATTTTATGTCAAGTCCGGAAGGGCTGGCTTTCAGAATAACAAATCGAGACTGTATGAGTGCGCTTATTACCCCTCTGGAGGTCAGGCTCAAAGAG
It encodes:
- a CDS encoding aliphatic sulfonate ABC transporter substrate-binding protein, which codes for MRKLIVRLVVCISVVFGIIAPSDISAAGSLPSVLRMDYSDYNQLSLVLKKFGWLEKEFETDKVPVSWVYSTGSNQGLKDLTIGSVDFASTSALPCLLCKMQGRPVMPVYIFSHPEWVTLLVTRDSPINSVRELIGKKIAVTPDSDPYVFLLQALKEAGLRQSDVQIIPMSLSEGRMALEKHQVDAWAGSDPLISSSQMELGSRAIYRNAAFNSYGLLNTTESFAARYPEAVTRVVKVYERVRKWAIRHPDELALIYSDESGISLQIAKLILSRIDFSRTVPDSGDIEGLKDAVHILVQERKLDNRIEADSVIQHFGVEMN
- the queG gene encoding tRNA epoxyqueuosine(34) reductase QueG, which encodes MSYSGTNICRELRKEAARLGFSAIGFSTPHPQQLAVERFAAMIREKRHGEMHYMEQGIENRAEPAMLLPGLKTVISAAISYNNYVEYREGQPKISRYALIADYHTVVRSKLEQLLEKLKTLTTEPLNALITVDSSPVLEKTWAEHAGIGKPGKNTLLIVPSAGSQIFLGELLIDMEIIESKPPLQNLCGSCNLCIEQCPTGALTGPGKIDASRCISYLTGELKRDFSSEEQSMVGEWLFGCDLCMDVCPHNRQSSIKANDSFALRQDLTDITTEQIMNLTRSGFRKLFQGTPVFRIGLRRLKRNAKAVAENIKQAAEKRGGA
- a CDS encoding recombinase family protein, which codes for MEGRFIGYVRTLPSDQEHHLQMDALQLAGCQPHHIFSDKPGGVKSERPGFEQCLQELRQGDTLVVWRLDGPGKSVHHLIQLFEKLQKMGIGFRSICDEAIDTTKDWGMVVFNIFSSLSMVERRLLQENTKAGLREARAIGRKGGRKPTVNDDLKVQLVKKMSQNTSISVSEICETLKISRATYYRYLSIAE